The genomic DNA GGATTAAGGGACTCGTTGGCTACCATTCTTATGTATAAATGGAAAACAAATCGTCTTGGGGACTTTAATGCGGGAATGATTTATTATGCGAATAATCAGCCTACTTTCGCATTAGGATTATTTACGGTAGGTTGGAATCTTCCCTTTCTGACGTATCTAAATCCTTCCTATTTCTTTAATATTCGATTCACTTCCGAAAGAATAGGCGGAGCTTCGGTAGGCGGGCAGAACGATACGGACTCCGGTTATCCCACGAATGCGTTCAATGGAACAACCTTTCATCGGTTTTCCGTGCATCATGAATACGAGATAACGAAAGAATTTAAGGTTCAGCCCGGGATCGACGCAGGATATCAGTATTATAACGACAATATCGATAAAAGGTCAGGGTTCAAAAATATAGATTTTAAACTCTTGGTAAAATATGCTTCTTTCTTCGCTTCTTTGACCGACGTTTATAGGCCGAACACTTATATGATAGATAATAACTATTATTATCCGAATATCGTAGGCGGGCAAAGCGTCGGCGTTGTTCCGGGTGCAAGTACGGTCTTGCCTTTACCGGCAAATACGAACGACGGTTTGACGGTCGATCCGTCCAAGAGTTACGGTACAGCGAATGAGTTCGTACTAAGTTCGATCGCAAATTCGAATTTGGATCCGAACATAAAACAAGCGTTAGTAAATCATCATTTGGCGCAAAAAATACCGCTTCACAGCGTCATCTGGGCTTTCGGATACTCAATTCGAATTTAGTGATGATCCAAGAATGATATCCCTCGCGTTAAGTTATCGCAAAGGATATCATTCATTCGGCTCGCCAAGATGTCTATGTTCTCACCCGTTTGTCGCTCTTCTTGCGCAACTTATCGCCAGCCCATTGAAAGAGCTGAACGATTACGATTAAAACAGCAACCGTAGAAAACATAATGTCGTCTTCATAACGATAATACCCGAATCGAATCGCCAAATCTCCTATTCCTCCGCCCCCGACGATGCCTGCCATTGCCGAATAACCGAGTAAACTGATCGTCGTCACCGTGATTCCGGAAAGGATTCCGGGCAATGCTTCCGGAAAAAGGACTTCGCGAATGATTAAAATCAGATGGGCACCCGTCGATACTGCGGCTTCTAAAACTCCGTCAGGAATCTCTCGCAGAGAGGATTCGACAAGTCTGGCAAGGAACGGAATAGCCGCAACCGAGAGAGGGACGGAGGCTGCGACCGGGCCGATTGTAGTTCCTGTAATGGTTAACGTTATCGGAAGCAAGGCGACCAATAGTATAACGAAAGGTATCGATCGGACAAGATTGGCAAGCGTGCCTAATATTCCGTTCAACATTTTATTTCTTAAGAAGATTCCTTTATCGGTTAAAAAAATCAGAAACCCGAGCGGGATTCCGAGAATCAATGCCGCAGTCAGCGAAATCCCAAGCATCAGAAACGTTTGTCCGAATGCCTGATAGAGGTCCGGCAATAGTTCGTACCATTTTGCTAAGTTCACTTAGAGATTTCCTCCACGATTGCTCCGTACCGGATAAAAGCTGATCGAATCGTTTCAGTGATTCGTTCATCCGGATCAGTTTCTAAATAGAAAATCCCGATAGGTTGACCCGAAATATATTCCACGTTGCTGTGCAGAATATTCGGGACGATATTCGTCGCTTGAATTACCCTTCCTAAAATCGGCTGAGTCGCAACTTCGTTTTTCAAGACGATACGTAAAATTCTCCCCGTAGTTCTGGCGAGAGTTTCTGCAGGAATAGACTGCGATAATACGCTACCGGTAAGTCTTCTCGTAGCTTGATTTAAGGGATCGGCAAAAAGGGAATAACAGGAACCGCTTTCCACGACCCTTCCTTGTTCCATAACTGCAACAGTATCGCAAACGTCGCGCACTACATCCATTTCATGAGTGACTAAGAGGATGGTCACCCCTAGAGTTTTGTTGATCTCCTTTAATAGGCTTAGAATGGATCTAGTTGTTTCAGGATCGAGGGCCGACGTCGGCTCGTCGCAGAGTAGGAGATGCGGACGATTTGCAAGGGCTCTTGCAATCCCGACTCTCTGCTTCTGGCCTCCGCTTAGCTGCGCGGGGTA from Leptospira fainei serovar Hurstbridge str. BUT 6 includes the following:
- a CDS encoding methionine ABC transporter permease, producing the protein MNLAKWYELLPDLYQAFGQTFLMLGISLTAALILGIPLGFLIFLTDKGIFLRNKMLNGILGTLANLVRSIPFVILLVALLPITLTITGTTIGPVAASVPLSVAAIPFLARLVESSLREIPDGVLEAAVSTGAHLILIIREVLFPEALPGILSGITVTTISLLGYSAMAGIVGGGGIGDLAIRFGYYRYEDDIMFSTVAVLIVIVQLFQWAGDKLRKKSDKRVRT
- a CDS encoding methionine ABC transporter ATP-binding protein, with protein sequence MVRTEKIDGSKNGKTILEFQNVSKSFLKANNHAVNDVTLSVRKGEIFGIIGQTGAGKSTLLRFANLLETPDSGRILFEDKNITRLKGALLREHRRNVGMVFQQFQLFSNRRVFDNIALPLKAAGWKQSNINDRVFELLSLVGIHDKKNSYPAQLSGGQKQRVGIARALANRPHLLLCDEPTSALDPETTRSILSLLKEINKTLGVTILLVTHEMDVVRDVCDTVAVMEQGRVVESGSCYSLFADPLNQATRRLTGSVLSQSIPAETLARTTGRILRIVLKNEVATQPILGRVIQATNIVPNILHSNVEYISGQPIGIFYLETDPDERITETIRSAFIRYGAIVEEISK